A section of the Lepus europaeus isolate LE1 chromosome 10, mLepTim1.pri, whole genome shotgun sequence genome encodes:
- the MAVS gene encoding mitochondrial antiviral-signaling protein — MTFAEDKTYKYICHHHSSFCRVDVLEILPFLPCLTANDQDRLRASYTRLGNRDTLWDLFNSLQRRTGWVDSFIEGLRACQLPELADQVAGEYLRHLPRAASHPGAPPGAPSLPAANIPAPAANPSIPHAGHREEPSYPLPVQDTQPPKSPGEGSEQTPPTPSSGALLRTPSVTQEPSSSDPAALGPPSTSRPQEQDTDLASTHTAGSGSSPAPPRGPVSPSVSFQPLPRSTPKTSRLPGPAASVSSAGTSSPPGLAAGQGAGVQAKATICSSDTVPASAASSRAPSNAMSGDTVAPAEPASSTFTSTVPSKLPTSAKPPGAASSNVLPSVAPSKLPVSSAGAGTVSPKVPAGTAPTKTPASTAPTIKSSTRAAGTPVAPAPRGATGGSEPWPDGSSGGLHSGPELSKPGVLASQLDSQPFSGCSADLAISPSNSLLPEPSHGPEENEYVSVGTFGLHVVECPSADLESRPGLSTTQQAPQPTDETVRWVWAAPLASWFGAAVASALVATLLAVLYRRRLLH, encoded by the exons ATGACGTTTGCTGAGGACAAGACCTACAAATACATCTGCCACCACCACAGCAGCTTCTGCCGTGTGGATGTGCTGGAGATCCTGCCTTTCCTGCCCTGCCTTACGGCAAATGACCAG GATCGGCTGCGGGCCTCCTACACGCGCCTGGGCAACCGAGACACCCTCTGGGACCTGTTCAACAGCCTGCAGCGGCGGACTGGCTGGGTGGATTCCTTCATCGAGGGCCTGAGGGCCTGCCAGCTGCCGGAGCTCGCTGACCAAGTGGCTGGCGAATACCTGCGCCACCTGCCTC GGGCTGCATCCCACCCCGGAGCCCCTCCCGGGGCGCCATCACTTCCTGCTGCAAacatccctgcacctgctgcaaaCCCCAGCATCCCCCACGCTGGCCACAGAGAGGAGCCAAGTTACCCCTTGCCTGTCCAGGACACCCAGCCGCCCAAGTCCCCGGGAGAG GGTTCAGAGCAAACGCCACCCACACCCAGCTCTGGGGCCCTCCTGAGGACACCCAGCGTCACCCAGGAGCCCTCCTCCTCTGACCCGGCAGCCCTTGGCCCTCCGAGCACCAGCAGGCCTCAGGAGCAGGACACAGACCTGGCCAGCACCCACACAGCAG GCTCCGGCTCCAGCCCCGCGCCACCCCGCGGACCTGTGTCTCCGTCCGTCTCCTTCCAGCCTCTGCCCCGTTCCACTCCCAAGACGAGCCGCTTGCCCGGACCCGCCGCGTCAGTTTCATCCGCTGGCACCTCCTCACCCCCTGGCTTGGCTGCTGGACAGGGTGCTGGTGTCCAGGCAAAGGCCACCATATGCTCCAGCGACACAGTGCCCGCCAGCGCAGCGTCCTCCAGGGCGCCCAGCAACGCAATGTCTGGGGACACAGTGGCCCCCGCAGAGCCTGCCAGCTCCACATTCACCAGCACGGTGCCCTCCAAGTTGCCCACCAGTGCAAAGCCCCCCGGCGCGGCGTCCTCCAATGTGCTTCCCAGTGTGGCGCCATCCAAACTGCCCGTCAGCTCAGCAGGTGCTGGCACGGTGTCACCCAAAGTGCCTGCCGGCACGGCGCCCACTAAAACACCTGCCAGCACGGCGCCCACCATCAAGAGCAGCACCAGGGCTGCG GGGACCCCGGTGGCTCCAGCACCCAGAGGTGCCACAGGAGGCAGTGAGCCCTGGCCAGACGGCAGCTCTGGCGGCTTGCACTCCGGGCCGGAGCTGAGCAAGCCGGGTGTGCTGGCCTCCCAGCTGGACAGCCAGCCTTTCTCGGGCTGCTCCGCGGATCTCGCCATCAGCCCCAGCAACTCGCTGCTCCCCGAGCCCAGCCACGGCCCAGAGGAGAACGAGTACGTGTCGGTGGGCACTTTTGGGCTCCATGTGGTAGAATGTCCCAGCGCTGACCTGGAAAGCAGACCTGGGCTGAGCACCACCCAGCAGGCTCCACAGCCCACGGACGAGACTGTGCGATGGGTCTGGGCAGCGCCCTTGGCTTCGTGGTTTGGGGcagccgtggccagcgcactcgTGGCCACACTGCTGGCTGTGCTGTACCGGCGGCGCCTACTTCATTGA